The following proteins come from a genomic window of Canis lupus dingo isolate Sandy chromosome 20, ASM325472v2, whole genome shotgun sequence:
- the LOC112666889 gene encoding olfactory receptor-like protein OLF4, with product MEPGNLTEVSEFLLLGFSEGPELQPLIFGFFLSMYLITVFGNLLLILAVSSDSHLHTPMYFFLANLSFVDICFTSTTIPKMLMNIQTERKVITYADCITQMYFFLLFAGLDNYILTVMAYDRFLAICHPLHYTVIMNPQICGLLVLVSWIMSALHSLLQTSVVLRLSFCTEVEIPHFFCEIKQLVQLACSDTFLNDMVMYFGAGLLGGGPLAGILYSYSKIISSIFGISSAQGKYKAFSTCASHLSVVSLFYCTSLGVYLSSAAPQTSHLSATASVMYTVVTPMLNPFIYSLRNKGIKRALKRFFGKQSIKGPFFLGLKKYT from the coding sequence ATGGAGCCAGGGAACCTTACAGAAGTTTCAGagtttcttcttctgggattttcAGAGGGACCAGAACTGCAGCCTCTCATCTTTGGGTTTTTCCTCTCCATGTACCTGATCACTGTGTTTGGAAACCTGCTTCTCATCCTGGCTGTCAGCTCTGACTCCCACCTCCACACACCCATGTATTTCTTCCTCGCCAACCTGTCCTTTGTAGACATTTGtttcacctccaccaccatcccCAAGATGCTGATGAAtatacagacagagagaaaagtcATTACCTATGCAGACTGCATCacccaaatgtattttttcctactCTTTGCAGGATTGGACAACTACATCTTGACCGTGATGGCCTATGACCGATTTTTGGCCATCTGTCACCCCCTGCACTACACAGTCATCATGAATCCCCAGATCTGTGGACTGCTGGTTTTGGTATCTTGGATCATGAGTGCCCTGCATTCTTTGTTACAAACCTCAGTGGTGTTGCGGCTGTCCTTCTGTACAGAGGTGGAAATTCCCCACTTTTTCTGTGAAATTAAACAGTTGGTCCAACTTGCCTGTTCTGACACCTTTCTTAATGACATGGTGATGTATTTTGGAGCTGGGCTGCTGGGTGGTGGTCCCCTTGCTGGGATCCTTTACTCTTATTCTAAGATCATTTCCTCCATATTTGGGATCTCATCAGCTCAGGGCAAGTATAAAGCATTTTCCACTTGCGCATCTCACCTCTCAGTTGTCTCCTTATTTTACTGTACAAGCCTAGGAGTGTACCTTAGTTCTGCTGCTCCCCAGACATCACACTTGAGTGCAACAGCCTCAGTGATGTACACAGTGGTCACACCCATGCTGAACCCCTTCATCTACAGCCTGAGAAATAAAGGCATAAAGAGGGCTCTGAAAAGattctttggaaaacaaagtataaaaggGCCCTTTTTTCTGGGGCTGAAGAAATACACGTAA
- the LOC112666888 gene encoding olfactory receptor-like protein OLF4, translating into MKPANATRMSEFLLLGFSEEPELQPLIFGLFLSMYLITVFGNLLIILAISSESHLHTPMYFFLANLSLVDICFTSTTVPKMLWNIQTQSKVITYAGCITQMYFFIIFSGLDIYLLAVMAYDRFVAICQPLHYMAIMNTRLCGLLVLVSWTTSVLHSLLQTSMVLRLSFCTEVEIPHFFCELNQMIQLACSDTFLNNVVMYFAAMLLAGGPLTGILYSYSKIVSSICRISSAQGKYKAFSTCASHLSVVSLFFCTSLGVYLSSAATQSSHASAVASVMYTVFTPMLNPFIYSLRNNDIKTALKRIIGAPVILGLKLCPRLQGS; encoded by the coding sequence ATGAAACCAGCCAATGCTACACGAATGTCAGAATTCCTTCTTCTAGGGTTTTCAGAGGAACCAGAACTTCAGCCCCTCATATTTGGGCTTTTCCTATCCATGTACCTGATCACTGTGTTTGGAAACCTGCTCATCATCCTGGCCATCAGCTCTGAATCCCAtctccacacccccatgtacttcttccttgccaaccTGTCCTTGGTGGACATCTGTTTCACCTCCACCACTGTCCCAAAGATGCTGTGGAACATCCAGACTCAGAGCAAAGTCATCACCTATGCAGGCTGCATCACACAGATGtattttttcataatcttttcaGGTTTGGACATCTATCTCCTGGCTGTGATGGCTTATGACAGGTTTGTGGCCATTTGTCAACCTCTACACTACATGGCCATCATGAACACCAGGCTCTGTGGACTGCTGGTTCTGGTATCCTGGACCACGAGTGTCTTGCATTCCTTGTTACAAACCTCAATGGTGTTGCGGCTGTCCTTCTGTACAGAGGTGGAAATCCCCCACTTTTTCTGTGAACTCAATCAAATGATCCAACTTGCCTGTTCTGACACCTTTCTTAATAATGTGGTAATGTATTTTGCAGCTATGTTGCTGGCTGGTGGTCCCCTCACTGGGATCCTTTACTCGTATTCTAAGATTGTTTCCTCCATTTGTAGAATCTCATCAGCTCAGGGCAAGTATAAAGCTTTTTCCACCTGTGCATCTCATCTCTCAGTTGTCTCCTTATTTTTTTGTACTAGCCTAGGAGTGTACCTTAGCTCTGCTGCTACCCAGAGCTCCCACGCAAGTGCAGTGGCCTCAGTGATGTACACAGTGTTCACACCCATGCTGAACCCGTTCATCTATAGCTTGAGGAACAATGACATAAAGACAGCTCTGAAAAGAATCATTGGGGCTCCAGTGATACTGGGGCTGaagttgtgcccaagattgcaggGCTCATAG